Below is a genomic region from Rhodothermia bacterium.
GTAGCCAAAAACTTATTCAAAAATGCAAGAAAACAATTTTACAGGGTCAAATATTGTCTCTAAATTTGCATACTATAATTAGCTATTTGGAAATGGAACAAAAAGACTTATTCGGAAACATTATTCAGTCCACCGGAAAACAAAAAGTTGTTTCGGGTTATCGTATTTATGATGCCGAACAAAAAAGAAGGACTGTAAGAAATGATTTACCAAGCCTATATCCCGACTTACCCGAAAAAAAATATGACATTATATATTGTGACCCACCTTGGGATTACGGTGGCAAAATGCAGTTTGATAAAAGTGGGAAAAAGGATTTCAATAGAAACTGGGAAAAGAATATATTCATAAGTGCTGCCAATTTTCAGTACCCCACAGTTAAAACAAGGGATTTGATGAAAATCCCAATTACAGAAATTGCAAAAGATGATTGTCTGTTATTTATGTGGGTGACAAGTCCACATATGGAACAAGGTATCGCATTAGGAAAGGCTTGGGGCTTTGAATTTAGAACTGTTGCGTTTGTTTGGGATAAGATGGTTCATAATCCCGGTCAATATACATTGTCTTATTGCGAAATGTGTTTAGTTTTCAAACGGGGTCGGATACCAACACCAAGAGGTTCACGAAATGAAAAACAACTTGTACGAGTTCCGAGAAGTGAACACAGTCAAAAGCCAATAGAGGTGTTAAAAGCAATTGAGAGAATGTTTCCTATGCAAGATAAAATAGAGTTGTTTGCAAGACACAAACCCGATGGCTGGGATGTTTGGGGGCTTGATGTAAGAGAAGAGTATGAAGATGACGTTAATCCAATAGAGGTTTTATCTTCTCAATAAAATGTTCTATTAAGGATTCGGGATTTGCAGCATCTCTCCAAAAGAAAAAATGTGCATCTAAATCATCATACCAACAAGTTATCTCTCTTACTCGGCATGGGTCTCTTGTAATATCTCCTTGAAAAACTGTCCAAAAGGGAAGTATGTCCTCACCAAGATTACCTGCTTCCCTTAATATTTTCTGCAAACCTGGTGTAAAAAACTTACAAGACCTTTCGTGTGCATTACCCCGACCTGCGGAACGTGGTTTACCTTCAACCCAACCGTCCTGTCTTTTAACTTCAATATAAATTGTCTTTTGTGTTTCTCTGTTTGTTATTGCATAATCTGGGAAAACCCCGTGTCTTGTAATTTCAATATCAGGTGCGTAAATTTCAGCGAGTACTTTTTCGCTTAGAGGTACATTTACATATATTTTACTAAACTCATTTGGTTGAGATCTTACCGAATATTCAGTACCTTCAAACAAATTTGTAAATGTTTCGTGAAAACTTCTTTCAGCGTGTCCTGCATTATTTCCACTATAGTCTTGCCATTTTTTTCTTAGACGATTTGAGTCACTTCCCATTGTCAAACTTCAATAAATTGTCAATACTTGTTTCTAAAGCATTTGCAATTTTTTCAATATTGACAAGAGTTATATTTTTTTCGGCACGTTCTATCATCCCGATATACGTCCTATGAAGGTCAGCTTTGAAAGAAAGTTCTTCTTGTGAAAGATTCTTTTCTTTTCTCAACTGTCTAACACGTTGTCCGAATTTTATTAAAATTTCTCTGCTTCCCATTGAGTAAATTACAATAGGG
It encodes:
- a CDS encoding transcriptional regulator — translated: MEQKDLFGNIIQSTGKQKVVSGYRIYDAEQKRRTVRNDLPSLYPDLPEKKYDIIYCDPPWDYGGKMQFDKSGKKDFNRNWEKNIFISAANFQYPTVKTRDLMKIPITEIAKDDCLLFMWVTSPHMEQGIALGKAWGFEFRTVAFVWDKMVHNPGQYTLSYCEMCLVFKRGRIPTPRGSRNEKQLVRVPRSEHSQKPIEVLKAIERMFPMQDKIELFARHKPDGWDVWGLDVREEYEDDVNPIEVLSSQ
- a CDS encoding MunI family type II restriction endonuclease, with the translated sequence MGSDSNRLRKKWQDYSGNNAGHAERSFHETFTNLFEGTEYSVRSQPNEFSKIYVNVPLSEKVLAEIYAPDIEITRHGVFPDYAITNRETQKTIYIEVKRQDGWVEGKPRSAGRGNAHERSCKFFTPGLQKILREAGNLGEDILPFWTVFQGDITRDPCRVREITCWYDDLDAHFFFWRDAANPESLIEHFIEKIKPLLD
- a CDS encoding helix-turn-helix transcriptional regulator; translated protein: MGSREILIKFGQRVRQLRKEKNLSQEELSFKADLHRTYIGMIERAEKNITLVNIEKIANALETSIDNLLKFDNGK